A segment of the Candidatus Micrarchaeota archaeon genome:
TCTACCGTGTGAACAGGTTGGCTGTCGAAGAGATCCTCTCCGAAGTAAAACATGTTGAGGACATAACTTCCTCGTGCGTAACGTATCTGTCCTGTCCGCATGCAACCGCTTTAAAGGCAGTGAGAGATGCAGATGTGTTGGTTTCAGATTACAATTACATTCTGGATGCGGGGATACGTAATATCATACTGGAGAAAATGGGTGTAGACCTCAACGATGTTATACTTGTGATCGATGAAGCTCATTCCTTGCCTGAACGGGTCCGGTCCCTTTACACCAAAGGTCTTACCTATCCGATGATTGCCGGTGCCATCAAAGAGAACAAGGAGTATGTGCATGACAAATTCCTCGATCAACTGTTACGGTCGTTGTACGGGTTGATCCCGGACGATGATACAGAACGGTATGTAGAACGTGAAGATTTTGTGTACGGTGTGGAACTTAAACTGAGCGAAGGACTGATAGAACCGATCGATTACGATGAATGGTTATCCATACTCGATTCGGCGGTCGAGACGGTGATCAACGAGGTTGAAGATGAATTCTATTCTTCCTCGTTGGCTGGTCTGTTAGATTTTTTTGTTTCGTGGAGACGTGAGGATGAGCATATAGCCAGGATCGAGAACAATACAGGTGTATACGTTATCCCTTTAGACCCGAGCGATTACACCGAGGACCTCTTCCTCCAGGTCCACAGCGCTGTTCTGATGAGCGGTACTTTGTACCCTCCAGAATACTATGCGGACCTTCTGGGCATATACGATCCGGTGACAAGAATTTACGAATCACCGTTCCCGAAGAACAACCGTCTCATTCTTGTCGATGATACGGTAACGACGTTGTATTCAAAACGTGATGATGCAGAATTCAAAAAATACGGTGCGAAGATAAGCACATTGGCTGATAACGTGCCCGGTAATGTGATAGCCTTTTTCCCGTCTTACGATATGATCCGACAGATCCAACCCTATATCCTGACGAATAAACAGGTCGTTGTAGAAGATCCGGAATGGAGCAAAGATGAAAAACGGTCAGTGGTGGAACTCATAGAATCTTCTGACAACTCGTTGTTCTTAGGTGTTCAGCAGGGGTCTTTTTCTGAAGGGATAGATTTCAAAGGTAACGCCATCAAAGCGGTGATCGTGGTAGGGTTACCTCTGGATCCGCCTACCCTGGAAAAACAGTCCCTGGTAAACTATTTCAACCAGAAGTTCGGTAAACGCAAAGGATGGGAATACGCATACTATATACCTGCAGTGAATAAAGTGTTGCAATCCGCCGGACGGGGAATACGGAGCGCTACCGACAGATGCGTGATAATGTTGATGGATGAACGGTTCGCATGGCCAAAATATCAGAGGTATTTTCCCAAACAGTTCAAACCGTTACGTACCAAGAACCCGTTGACGTTTATCAAGATGTTTTATTCCAACGTTTGAAAACTTCAAATAAAAACTTAAAACAAAAAAGCGGAAAAGAAGAAAACCGAAACATCTACCATTCTTCCTCTTCTTTTGCAGATTTCTTTCTTCTCCCTCTCCGTTTCTTTTTCTCAATGGTTTCTTCCTTTCTCTCCTCTTCAGACCCTGACCAGTCTTCCGATTTACTCCAATCGTGAACTATCAGATATAGCACCGGATACTGGAACAGCCAATAACTGAGCAGTGCGCTGATATAAGTGTTCAACACGTTTCTGACCACCATCAGTCCGATAGACATTTTTAAGCTTTCAACATCCCCGTACAATAATGTTCTTAGGACCGTCTCTTTAGGTTGAGGTATTATCAGTCCTATTACGAATCCGATGATCAGGCTCAGAACAGCCATGAATATCAAAATGACTAGCAGACTACCGCCTATTCGCCAGTTGAACGGTGAAGGTAAACCGAACTTTAGAGATTCGATCACTGAAGTGAAGAAGGGTTGTCTGTGATAAACAAAGAGGTCGATGAGTTTATACATGCTGGTTGTGAGAGTTACTCCGAAGAAGTAACCGATGATTATAAGTATCAGTATCATCGCTATCGACCAACCGCCGCTAACGAACCCCTGTTTCATAGGTGCTACGTTTCCGCCTAATGCGTATACGATCATAGCGAGCAGTATTGCCATGATTATGAAGATGATCGCTAATGTCGCCGCGATTAACACCTGGGCAACGAGATATTTGATAGCTCGGACCGCCGTATCCATCGAGAAATATGACAGTACAGATTTACTCTTCTTTCCATGGACATGGTTAGTCATCACGATCAATAACGGATAAATAATTACGGATGATAGAATCAAGTAGACTACCAGAAACAGTAAACTCCACCAGAACAACTTACGTGCCACCTGGGAACTATGATGAAACCCTCCGGACACGTTACCCATTTCAAACGCGCTACCAGTTTCCAAACCAAGAGAGAATATGTCTCTGAATGCTAAATAAGTGAATGGTGCCCCGAGTATCAACAACAGTATCAAGTTCAACGTGGTTATCCCGACGACCGATGTCCATCTTTCTTTAATAAACCGGGTTGACCGGTTATACGCTTCTGGCAAACTCATCCGGTATCACCTCTTTTTCCGTATCCTGGTCTTCCGCATCTATTAGAAGATACAACATTTATAAATATATGTTTGGACAATTCTCACCTACTCTCTTCTAATCCGAAAGAGCGAAAGTCGAAAGAAAAAAAAAACGGAAAGAAGATATGAAAGATTTAACAGTTATTTCTCTCCGTAATAGAATCCGTAGAATATCACTCTGTCCGCGATTGTGAATAGGTTTTTGGGCACTATCATTCTGTCCTCTTTGCTCTCCACCCATCTCCTCAGCATCGGCAGAGACGGCGGTCTCTTGCATTCTGAGAGGTACTTGTCGAAGAGTATGCTCCACACTCCTTCAACGAGCTGATGGTTTTGGTATATAAGGTATTCTGCTTTCACTTTTGCCTTTTCGATGACCGCCTCCGCAGTAGTTCCTACTTTGACAGCCAGTTCCTGAAGTTCGGGAATCCCGACACGCCAACACATCATGCTCCATGAACTGATCGTAGGTATATAACCTTCCTTATCCAAATGATAGAGAAGAACGTCCACCAGATCATTCTCAGATTTGACTCCTGAGATAAGTTCTTTGTCGATATCCCTTTCTGTTTTACCGTCCCGTTCGGCAATATGTGAGAAATATCTTCTCATAGTGGAAATAGGATTATGCCTTTGAGTATTATGTTTTTTCCGGACCGTTTTCTCTTCCTGATGCGTCGGTTTGCTCCAACCGTTAATCCCTTTCATATGGATCAACCGTGTTATCTTTTTACGTAATGTATGAAAGTTGTAACCCATCTTGAATATCTGGTTTGAGTACGGATACAGGGTAACCTGTTTGCTAACCCATTCATCGTATTCGTCCGGAGTGGGTGCGCGGTCCAGTTCCAGGTCACGGCTGCATTTCAACAGTAGTTCTGCCAACGTTCTTGTACACCAACCGCTCATACGAATACGGTTTCGTATTGCCTCCTGTTCTCCGGATATATCATCTAACGGTTCCAAACTCCTGAACTCGTTCCGGTTCCTGGAGACCCCACGGTTGTTTACATTCCTACCTTTCTTTCCATTATGTTTCATTTTTCCATTTTTCATGGACATCACCCTCACCACACCTATTTTTGGTGAGAAATGTTTTTAAACCCTCCTCCTGTTTTTCAAAAAATTTCTGATGTCGAGAGGATAATGGGTGCGGAACAGACCGAAACATTTTTATTAACTCTGTCTAAAACATATCACCGTGCCCCGGTAGCTTAGTGGTAGAGCGTCCGGCTGTTAGAAACCTCTTTAGAAAAAGAAACGTCATCAAGAAAAAGCGGTAACCGGAAGGTCGGCGGTTCGAATCCGCCCCGGGGCGTTGTAAATGTCGGGTGTCGGAAATTGTCGGGGTGATCAATATCGAAGATGAGATACTTTATCTAACATCTTCGAAGAAGAACGGATGGAACGACCGGTTACGTTGGACACCTAAAACCTTCGGTCAGACCGGATCCGCCCTTTCCACAGTATTCGAGGTGAACAACGATCATTTTTTCTCAATGTTCGATTTTCGGACTCCTGAAGGTAACAAACCTGATTATTCGATAGTGGATAAGAGGTTTGCTCCGATACTCGATGCATTTTTCATCTGGCATCTGTTGAAAAAAAGAGGAGAACCTGCCTGGTTGACGGAATCTTACATAAGGAAGTATTATCCGGAATACTACTTACGGGCATCTTCAACCAACCCGTTGGATTATGAAGGTATCACTTTCATCGGTAAGTTTAACGATTGGTTTGCGGCCAAAAAGTTGAGTATCGATGAACATACTGAGATGCCAGAGGTGTTACAAACGTTGGCAAGCATCAATACAACCGTGATCACCAAATCGTTTCTGTTCGTGCTTGGGAATGATACGGTAGAAACGTGTAAGAAACGTGCGGTCGAAATGGTGAAAGGAAAACGGAAAGGGTATAAGAACCTCTACTCGATATTGGAAAAAATAGACAGCGAAGACGATATGCTGAAACCGTGCATATTACACGAGACGTTATCTTTGATCAAGATGCTGCCGTACATCAACGCTGAAACGTTTAATAAGATTTTCCCTGAGTATAAGATTAAACTACCGCCGAAACGCGGGAGAAAACGGAGATCTTGATGAACGGACGACGGTTTGTTGCTGATGTGATGCTCGAGAAAGTTGCACGATGGCTAAGGATTATGGGATTGGACGTAGCGCCTCCGACAGCAGAAGAAGACGATCTTATTCTTATGTATGCTAAAAACGAACACAGAATCCTTCTAACCTGTGATAAAGAATTGTACAAACGGGCGGTTAGGGAAGGAGTCGATGCAGTTCTCGTTCCCGACGGACAGTTCATCAAACAGGTCGCCTATATCCTCGCCACTTACGATATCCCTGTCCCTAGTTCTGTTGTTCCGCAACGGTGTCCCTTGTGCAACGGATTACTCGAAGAAGTGAGACCTTCCCAGGTGAAAGGCGATGTACCCCCTTACGTGTATCGGAGGAAACGAAAGTTTTGGCGATGTACCCTGTGCGGTAAGGTCTATTGGAAAGGGTCGCACTGGACACGTATCCGTAAAACCCTTAAGAAAATCAACAGTGTGAAAGACAGCGCGAAAGGTTGAAAATTTCTATTCGATAAACCGTCTTAATTCTTTGACGTGTTCGTCTCTCATCGATTCGATGCTTGTCGGTTCCGATAATATTGTGCTGACGTATTTTACAGTTTCGTTACTGCTCACCATCTCCGGTATTACCACGAGGTCTGCCCCTGCTTTG
Coding sequences within it:
- a CDS encoding ATP-dependent DNA helicase, translating into GIGKTAAVLTAALEYALNRGMKVMFVTSRQSQHMIAIETLRRISEKVDLKVVDIINKKDMCPREEYRELPRSEFHIACAKDRKSRKCPFYRVNRLAVEEILSEVKHVEDITSSCVTYLSCPHATALKAVRDADVLVSDYNYILDAGIRNIILEKMGVDLNDVILVIDEAHSLPERVRSLYTKGLTYPMIAGAIKENKEYVHDKFLDQLLRSLYGLIPDDDTERYVEREDFVYGVELKLSEGLIEPIDYDEWLSILDSAVETVINEVEDEFYSSSLAGLLDFFVSWRREDEHIARIENNTGVYVIPLDPSDYTEDLFLQVHSAVLMSGTLYPPEYYADLLGIYDPVTRIYESPFPKNNRLILVDDTVTTLYSKRDDAEFKKYGAKISTLADNVPGNVIAFFPSYDMIRQIQPYILTNKQVVVEDPEWSKDEKRSVVELIESSDNSLFLGVQQGSFSEGIDFKGNAIKAVIVVGLPLDPPTLEKQSLVNYFNQKFGKRKGWEYAYYIPAVNKVLQSAGRGIRSATDRCVIMLMDERFAWPKYQRYFPKQFKPLRTKNPLTFIKMFYSNV
- a CDS encoding DUF2666 family protein yields the protein MSEIVGVINIEDEILYLTSSKKNGWNDRLRWTPKTFGQTGSALSTVFEVNNDHFFSMFDFRTPEGNKPDYSIVDKRFAPILDAFFIWHLLKKRGEPAWLTESYIRKYYPEYYLRASSTNPLDYEGITFIGKFNDWFAAKKLSIDEHTEMPEVLQTLASINTTVITKSFLFVLGNDTVETCKKRAVEMVKGKRKGYKNLYSILEKIDSEDDMLKPCILHETLSLIKMLPYINAETFNKIFPEYKIKLPPKRGRKRRS
- a CDS encoding Mut7-C RNAse domain-containing protein, whose protein sequence is MNGRRFVADVMLEKVARWLRIMGLDVAPPTAEEDDLILMYAKNEHRILLTCDKELYKRAVREGVDAVLVPDGQFIKQVAYILATYDIPVPSSVVPQRCPLCNGLLEEVRPSQVKGDVPPYVYRRKRKFWRCTLCGKVYWKGSHWTRIRKTLKKINSVKDSAKG